A stretch of the bacterium genome encodes the following:
- a CDS encoding Gfo/Idh/MocA family oxidoreductase, protein MDRIRTAVVGLNHGLTHAIEILANPRFQLVAICDHDQTKLAWMRGEAPVFDNEPGWYRAQRTAWLERARAYPELAKATLATDFDALLAMPEVDAVVLAVPIRLNAPLAIRTLRAGKHCFASKPFAINAEQGGQLLQAVRDSRHAFIHGFQYRYSPLFTQVRRMIDAGFLGTVKQLWWNMTRLPLRASHNRLELSGGPYLAECCHWLDLFEFFQPGARFTRVAAFGGLDVPDTHVDFPDNAVTIIDYTTGVRGSLNFTYFTNQPEYNVWGIQGTHGKIRGDTEQAGRFIMFSGPTQDRTEYTVNVAKAYHGLHGHLGFDCIHDAFADQIRSRDHAAAVDEAERGFENLLLCLAADRAILEGRIVHREEFATAGARA, encoded by the coding sequence ATGGACCGAATTCGCACCGCGGTGGTTGGCCTGAACCATGGATTGACTCACGCGATCGAGATCCTCGCCAATCCGAGGTTTCAGCTGGTGGCGATCTGCGATCACGACCAGACGAAGTTGGCGTGGATGCGCGGGGAAGCGCCGGTGTTCGACAATGAGCCCGGATGGTATCGTGCGCAGCGGACCGCGTGGCTGGAACGGGCCCGAGCGTATCCCGAACTGGCCAAGGCCACACTGGCCACGGATTTCGACGCGCTGCTGGCGATGCCCGAGGTCGACGCCGTCGTGCTCGCCGTTCCCATCCGCCTCAACGCCCCCCTCGCCATCCGCACCTTGCGGGCCGGGAAGCACTGTTTCGCCTCGAAGCCCTTCGCCATCAACGCGGAGCAGGGCGGACAGCTGCTGCAAGCCGTGCGCGATTCCCGCCACGCGTTCATCCATGGGTTTCAATATCGCTACTCGCCCTTGTTCACCCAGGTGCGCAGGATGATCGACGCCGGGTTCCTCGGCACCGTCAAGCAGCTCTGGTGGAACATGACGCGCCTTCCGTTGCGCGCGTCCCACAACCGGCTGGAGTTGAGCGGCGGGCCGTACCTCGCGGAGTGCTGCCACTGGCTCGATCTCTTCGAGTTTTTCCAGCCGGGGGCCCGCTTCACGCGTGTCGCCGCGTTCGGCGGCCTCGACGTGCCCGATACGCACGTGGATTTCCCCGATAACGCCGTGACCATTATCGACTATACCACCGGCGTCCGGGGCAGCCTCAACTTCACCTATTTCACCAACCAGCCCGAGTACAACGTGTGGGGCATCCAGGGCACCCACGGCAAGATCCGGGGCGACACCGAGCAGGCCGGCCGCTTCATCATGTTTTCAGGGCCCACGCAGGATCGGACCGAGTACACGGTCAACGTCGCGAAAGCGTACCACGGCCTCCACGGCCACCTCGGGTTCGACTGCATCCATGACGCATTTGCGGACCAGATCCGCTCCCGCGACCACGCCGCGGCCGTCGACGAAGCGGAGCGCGGCTTCGAAAACCTGCTGCTCTGCCTCGCCGCCGATCGGGCCATCCTCGAGGGCCGCATCGTGCACCGAGAGGAGTTTGCGACCGCGGGCGCTCGGGCCTAG
- a CDS encoding TIM barrel protein — MENVCGERLRAIAAAGYTLVEISTTPPHIYTPATGMFKRKALRRLLQSLGLRCVSVNAAEMNLISPRPALREVAVKEYEATIELASD, encoded by the coding sequence GTGGAAAACGTTTGCGGCGAGCGGCTGAGGGCCATCGCGGCAGCCGGGTATACGCTCGTCGAGATCTCCACCACGCCTCCGCACATCTATACCCCGGCGACGGGGATGTTCAAGCGCAAGGCGCTCCGGCGCCTCCTCCAATCGCTCGGTCTTCGATGTGTCTCGGTGAATGCCGCGGAGATGAATCTGATCAGCCCGCGCCCGGCGTTGCGCGAGGTGGCCGTCAAGGAATACGAAGCCACGATCGAGCTGGCTAGTGACTGA
- a CDS encoding SDR family oxidoreductase — translation MSATFEGRVSLVTGASRGIGKTIATHLSDLGAAVAIVDRDVDRGDALARRLRADGRRAEFVPADLSKPAEARRAVEDALSLLGRIDILVNNAASHGRLTSVLDMGLDEWNEVIGTNLTGTFFVSQAAARAMIPQGGGVIINLLAIQSQLPISGYGPYCVSKGGLDALTRVLAVELAGTGIRVNGIVVGSVYSESVRAVLPPELAASDDLEVVPSVLDESAATLVGRMGRPSDIARVVTFLASDDAAYLTGTLLAADGGRQLSRRPDPLIPRKDRR, via the coding sequence GTGAGCGCGACCTTCGAAGGCCGAGTGTCCCTGGTGACCGGGGCCTCCCGAGGGATCGGAAAGACGATCGCGACGCATCTCTCAGACCTGGGCGCGGCGGTGGCGATCGTTGATCGAGATGTCGACCGCGGCGACGCGCTGGCGAGGCGACTGCGCGCGGACGGTCGTCGGGCCGAATTCGTGCCGGCCGATCTCTCGAAGCCTGCCGAGGCCCGGCGGGCGGTTGAAGATGCCCTCTCACTACTTGGCCGCATCGACATCCTCGTGAACAACGCGGCCAGCCACGGCCGGCTCACCTCGGTGTTGGACATGGGCCTGGACGAATGGAACGAGGTGATCGGCACGAATCTCACCGGGACGTTCTTCGTGAGTCAGGCCGCGGCGCGCGCCATGATCCCGCAGGGCGGCGGGGTGATCATCAACCTGCTGGCGATTCAATCGCAGCTGCCCATCTCCGGCTACGGCCCCTACTGCGTCAGCAAGGGCGGGCTCGACGCGCTCACGAGGGTCCTTGCCGTCGAGCTCGCCGGCACGGGCATCCGGGTGAACGGAATCGTCGTGGGATCAGTGTACAGCGAGTCCGTCCGGGCGGTGCTCCCGCCCGAGCTCGCGGCAAGCGACGACCTGGAAGTGGTCCCGTCCGTCCTCGACGAAAGCGCGGCGACGCTGGTCGGCCGCATGGGGCGGCCATCGGATATCGCCCGGGTCGTGACGTTTCTGGCCTCGGATGACGCGGCCTACCTCACGGGGACGCTCCTGGCGGCAGATGGGGGCCGGCAGCTCAGCCGCCGTCCCGATCCGCTCATTCCCCGGAAGGATCGGCGTTGA
- a CDS encoding aldose 1-epimerase family protein gives MLTVFPTGRQYPIAYDRQEAVAVELGAGLREYVVRGRRVIDGHPADAAANGSRGMPLLPWPNRIGDGRYRFADEEHQLPINRTGENTAIHGLTRWIPWLALEHTASRVVFGTTVFPQPGYPFTLTLQVSYELSAGGLVVETAARNDGGRALPYGAGHHPYLAVDGGSLDRATLLVPATHRLITDPRGLPTGEVEAVQGTPYDFRQPRPIGDVRLDTCYLGLICDDDGRARVRVDDTVLWLDEGYAYVMLFTGDALPDPSERRRSIAVEPMTCPPDAFRTGTGVIVLPPGGAVKTRWGLAVNVSH, from the coding sequence GTGCTGACGGTGTTTCCCACAGGGCGGCAGTATCCGATTGCGTATGATCGCCAAGAAGCCGTGGCCGTCGAACTCGGCGCAGGACTGCGCGAGTACGTTGTTCGCGGGCGGCGGGTTATCGACGGGCATCCGGCAGACGCCGCGGCAAACGGAAGCCGGGGCATGCCCCTGTTGCCGTGGCCGAACCGCATCGGGGATGGTCGCTATCGCTTCGCAGACGAAGAACACCAGCTCCCCATCAATCGCACGGGCGAGAACACCGCGATCCATGGTCTCACCCGCTGGATCCCGTGGCTCGCCCTCGAGCATACCGCCTCGCGGGTGGTCTTCGGGACCACGGTGTTCCCCCAACCCGGCTATCCATTTACCTTGACGCTGCAGGTCTCGTACGAACTCTCCGCCGGGGGACTCGTGGTCGAGACGGCGGCCAGGAATGATGGAGGACGCGCGCTGCCCTATGGAGCGGGACATCACCCGTACCTCGCGGTTGACGGAGGGTCTCTCGATCGCGCGACCCTCCTCGTACCGGCGACGCACCGATTGATCACCGATCCCCGGGGACTGCCGACGGGTGAAGTCGAAGCGGTTCAGGGTACCCCCTACGATTTCCGCCAGCCGCGGCCGATCGGCGACGTTCGGCTCGACACGTGCTATCTGGGCCTCATTTGCGATGACGACGGGCGAGCGCGGGTCCGCGTCGACGATACGGTGCTGTGGCTCGACGAGGGGTACGCTTACGTGATGCTCTTCACCGGCGATGCACTCCCCGATCCGTCTGAACGCCGGCGCAGCATCGCCGTCGAGCCGATGACATGTCCGCCCGATGCGTTCAGGACGGGAACCGGTGTGATCGTGCTCCCCCCCGGCGGCGCGGTCAAAACGCGCTGGGGGCTCGCGGTGAACGTCAGTCACTAG